In Carassius carassius chromosome 5, fCarCar2.1, whole genome shotgun sequence, one genomic interval encodes:
- the prdm8b gene encoding PR domain zinc finger protein 8b isoform X1, giving the protein MQMMEESSSQRLGWDGDAKAMQQCLTDIFTSVYTTCDIPENAIFGPCVLSHTSLYDSIAFIALKSTDKRTAPYIFRVDTSAANSSSEGLMWLRLVQSARDKDEQNLEAYVKNGQLFYRSLRRIEKDEEMLVWYGKDLIELLLLSSSRNQAKSKGTSPFLCPDCSQRFQFEFPFLAHLRFRCTKRLQSIAGPEEEATDASNQASLPPARSSPKLGRSDVFSNPQEGKPSTDFHNLARDLENNRTSPPSNKEAEILSESSGKRKFSDMEDSRNSRLSQPPKSKEELANSAQQYRGAYGLDESRRAFSPSVSESTETKRSAFTEVKKSPQSLKHSGKNSSSNSENKEAGRPSSNPAEKHLNIRQVLSETQPPQSRMETASIGSAFTSVPQQGGGGSERKSAFSQPSRTFSQLSPLVMAPKLLPAVDCHPAVGNTVSSNRLYQADHLAAKLQGSELGSNCPVPGGIAKQNPFLYATAFWPKTSGPIQLQMPTALTLLPPSFTSLCLPAQNWCAKCNASFRMTSDLVYHMRSHHKKEYAMEPLVKRRREEKLKCPICNESFRERHHLSRHMTSHN; this is encoded by the exons ATG CAAATGATGGAGGAATCCAGTTCGCAGAGACTGGGCTGGGATGGCGACGCGAAAGCGATGCAGCAGTGTTTAACGGATATATTTACCAGCGTGTACACCACCTGTGACATTCCAGAAAATGCCATTTTTGGCCCATGTGTTCTGAGTCACACTTCACTGTATGACAGCATCGCCTTCATCGCTCTCAAGTCCACAGACAAACGAACGGCGCCTTACATCTTCAGG GTGGACACCTCAGCTGCCAACAGTTCCTCAGAAGGCCTGATGTGGCTGAGGCTGGTTCAGTCAGCGAGAGACAAAGACGAGCAGAACCTAGAGGCCTATGTGAAGAACGGCCAGCTTTTCTACAGGTCACTGAGGAGAATAGAGAAAGATGAAGAGATGCTGGTGTGGTATGGCAAGGATCTCAttgagctgctgctgctgagctCAAGCAGAAATCAAGCCAAAAGTAAAG GAACATCGCCCTTTTTGTGCCCAGACTGTAGCCAGCGTTTCCAGTTCGAATTTCCCTTTTTGGCTCATCTAAGATTCCGCTGCACTAAGAGACTACAAAGCATAGCCGGCCCAGAGGAGGAGGCCACGGATGCCAGTAACCAGGCTAGTCTACCTCCTGCCAGGTCCAGTCCCAAACTGGGCCGATCTGATGTCTTCTCCAATCCACAGGAAGGAAAGCCATCCACAGACTTCCATAATCTAGCCAGGGATTTGGAGAATAACAGAACCAGTCCGCCGAGCAACAAAGAGGCTGAGATCCTGAGCGAGAGCTCTGGAAAGCGCAAGTTCTCTGACATGGAGGACAGCAGGAACAGTAGATTATCTCAGCCTCCCAAGTCCAAAGAGGAGTTGGCCAACTCGGCGCAGCAGTACCGCGGAGCGTACGGTCTGGACGAAAGCAGACGGGCTTTCTCGCCCTCTGTTTCAGAGTCGACGGAAACCAAGAGGAGCGCCTTCACCGAGGTCAAGAAGTCACCTCAGAGCTTGAAGCACAGCGGTAAAAACTCCAGCTCCAATTCGGAGAACAAGGAGGCTGGCCGGCCCAGCAGCAACCCGGCTGAAAAGCACCTTAACATCAGACAGGTTCTCAGCGAGACTCAGCCCCCGCAGTCCCGAATGGAGACCGCTTCAATTGGCAGCGCTTTCACTTCGGTGCCCCAGCAGGGTGGTGGGGGCTCGGAGAGAAAGAGTGCCTTTAGCCAGCCGTCTCGCACCTTCTCGCAGCTATCACCTCTTGTCATGGCACCCAAGCTTCTGCCGGCAGTTGACTGCCATCCTGCAGTGGGCAACACCGTCTCTTCCAATAGACTCTACCAGGCGGACCACCTCGCCGCAAAGCTTCAAGGCTCAGAACTAGGCAGCAACTGCCCTGTGCCTGGTGGCATTGCGAAACAGAACCCTTTCCTATACGCCACAGCCTTCTGGCCCAAGACCTCAGGCCCCATCCAGCTGCAAATGCCCACTGCTCTCACGCTCCTGCCCCCTTCGTTTACTTCCCTTTGTCTGCCTGCCCAGAACTGGTGTGCCAAATGCAATGCCTCCTTCCGCATGACCTCTGACCTGGTCTACCACATGCGCTCGCACCACAAAAAGGAGTATGCAATGGAACCTCTTGTTAAAAGAAGGAGAGAAGAAAAGTTAAAGTGTCCAATCTGTAACGAGTCTTTCAGGGAGCGGCACCACCTTTCCCGGCACATGACTTCTCACAACTGA
- the prdm8b gene encoding PR domain zinc finger protein 8b isoform X2, whose amino-acid sequence MQMMEESSSQRLGWDGDAKAMQQCLTDIFTSVYTTCDIPENAIFGPCVLSHTSLYDSIAFIALKSTDKRTAPYIFRVDTSAANSSSEGLMWLRLVQSARDKDEQNLEAYVKNGQLFYRSLRRIEKDEEMLVWYGKDLIELLLLSSSRNQAKRTSPFLCPDCSQRFQFEFPFLAHLRFRCTKRLQSIAGPEEEATDASNQASLPPARSSPKLGRSDVFSNPQEGKPSTDFHNLARDLENNRTSPPSNKEAEILSESSGKRKFSDMEDSRNSRLSQPPKSKEELANSAQQYRGAYGLDESRRAFSPSVSESTETKRSAFTEVKKSPQSLKHSGKNSSSNSENKEAGRPSSNPAEKHLNIRQVLSETQPPQSRMETASIGSAFTSVPQQGGGGSERKSAFSQPSRTFSQLSPLVMAPKLLPAVDCHPAVGNTVSSNRLYQADHLAAKLQGSELGSNCPVPGGIAKQNPFLYATAFWPKTSGPIQLQMPTALTLLPPSFTSLCLPAQNWCAKCNASFRMTSDLVYHMRSHHKKEYAMEPLVKRRREEKLKCPICNESFRERHHLSRHMTSHN is encoded by the exons ATG CAAATGATGGAGGAATCCAGTTCGCAGAGACTGGGCTGGGATGGCGACGCGAAAGCGATGCAGCAGTGTTTAACGGATATATTTACCAGCGTGTACACCACCTGTGACATTCCAGAAAATGCCATTTTTGGCCCATGTGTTCTGAGTCACACTTCACTGTATGACAGCATCGCCTTCATCGCTCTCAAGTCCACAGACAAACGAACGGCGCCTTACATCTTCAGG GTGGACACCTCAGCTGCCAACAGTTCCTCAGAAGGCCTGATGTGGCTGAGGCTGGTTCAGTCAGCGAGAGACAAAGACGAGCAGAACCTAGAGGCCTATGTGAAGAACGGCCAGCTTTTCTACAGGTCACTGAGGAGAATAGAGAAAGATGAAGAGATGCTGGTGTGGTATGGCAAGGATCTCAttgagctgctgctgctgagctCAAGCAGAAATCAAGCCAAAA GAACATCGCCCTTTTTGTGCCCAGACTGTAGCCAGCGTTTCCAGTTCGAATTTCCCTTTTTGGCTCATCTAAGATTCCGCTGCACTAAGAGACTACAAAGCATAGCCGGCCCAGAGGAGGAGGCCACGGATGCCAGTAACCAGGCTAGTCTACCTCCTGCCAGGTCCAGTCCCAAACTGGGCCGATCTGATGTCTTCTCCAATCCACAGGAAGGAAAGCCATCCACAGACTTCCATAATCTAGCCAGGGATTTGGAGAATAACAGAACCAGTCCGCCGAGCAACAAAGAGGCTGAGATCCTGAGCGAGAGCTCTGGAAAGCGCAAGTTCTCTGACATGGAGGACAGCAGGAACAGTAGATTATCTCAGCCTCCCAAGTCCAAAGAGGAGTTGGCCAACTCGGCGCAGCAGTACCGCGGAGCGTACGGTCTGGACGAAAGCAGACGGGCTTTCTCGCCCTCTGTTTCAGAGTCGACGGAAACCAAGAGGAGCGCCTTCACCGAGGTCAAGAAGTCACCTCAGAGCTTGAAGCACAGCGGTAAAAACTCCAGCTCCAATTCGGAGAACAAGGAGGCTGGCCGGCCCAGCAGCAACCCGGCTGAAAAGCACCTTAACATCAGACAGGTTCTCAGCGAGACTCAGCCCCCGCAGTCCCGAATGGAGACCGCTTCAATTGGCAGCGCTTTCACTTCGGTGCCCCAGCAGGGTGGTGGGGGCTCGGAGAGAAAGAGTGCCTTTAGCCAGCCGTCTCGCACCTTCTCGCAGCTATCACCTCTTGTCATGGCACCCAAGCTTCTGCCGGCAGTTGACTGCCATCCTGCAGTGGGCAACACCGTCTCTTCCAATAGACTCTACCAGGCGGACCACCTCGCCGCAAAGCTTCAAGGCTCAGAACTAGGCAGCAACTGCCCTGTGCCTGGTGGCATTGCGAAACAGAACCCTTTCCTATACGCCACAGCCTTCTGGCCCAAGACCTCAGGCCCCATCCAGCTGCAAATGCCCACTGCTCTCACGCTCCTGCCCCCTTCGTTTACTTCCCTTTGTCTGCCTGCCCAGAACTGGTGTGCCAAATGCAATGCCTCCTTCCGCATGACCTCTGACCTGGTCTACCACATGCGCTCGCACCACAAAAAGGAGTATGCAATGGAACCTCTTGTTAAAAGAAGGAGAGAAGAAAAGTTAAAGTGTCCAATCTGTAACGAGTCTTTCAGGGAGCGGCACCACCTTTCCCGGCACATGACTTCTCACAACTGA